From Paenibacillus polymyxa, the proteins below share one genomic window:
- a CDS encoding M4 family metallopeptidase gives MKKVWFSLLGGAMLLGSVASGASAESSVSGPAQLTPTFHAEQWKAPSSVSGDDIVWSYLNRQKKSLLGVDSSSVREQFRIVDRTSDKSGVSHYRLKQYVNGIPVYGAEQTIHVGKSGEVTSYLGAVINEDQQEEATQGTTPKISASEAVYTAYKEAAARIEALPTSDDTISKDAEEPSSVSKDTYAEAANNDKTLSIDKDELSLDKASVLKDSKIVAVEAEKSSIAKIANLQPEVDPKAELYYYPKGDDLLLVYVTEVNVLEPAPLRTRYIIDANDGSIVFQYDIINEATGTGKGVLGDSKSFTTTASGSSYQLKDTTRGNGIVTYTASNRQSIPGTLLTDADNVWNDPAGVDAHAYAAKTYDYYKSKFGRNSIDGRGLQLRSTVHYGSRYNNAFWNGSQMTYGDGDGSTFIAFSGDPDVVGHELTHGVTEYTSNLEYYGESGALNEAFSDVIGNDIQRKNWLVGDDIYTPNIAGDALRSMSNPTLYDQPDHYSNLYKGSSDNGGVHTNSGIINKAYYLLAQGGTFHGVTVNGIGRDAAVQIYYSAFTNYLTSSSDFSNARAAVIQAAKDLYGANSAEATAAAKSFDAVGVN, from the coding sequence ATGAAAAAAGTATGGTTTTCGCTTCTTGGAGGAGCTATGTTATTAGGGTCTGTGGCGTCTGGTGCATCTGCGGAGAGTTCCGTTTCGGGACCAGCACAGCTTACACCGACCTTCCACGCCGAGCAATGGAAAGCTCCTTCCTCGGTATCAGGGGACGACATTGTATGGAGCTATTTGAATCGACAAAAGAAATCGTTACTGGGTGTGGATAGCTCCAGTGTACGTGAACAATTCCGAATCGTTGATCGCACAAGCGACAAGTCCGGTGTGAGCCATTATCGACTGAAGCAGTATGTAAACGGGATTCCCGTATATGGAGCTGAGCAAACTATTCATGTGGGCAAATCTGGTGAAGTCACCTCTTACTTAGGAGCGGTGATTAATGAGGATCAGCAGGAAGAAGCTACGCAAGGTACAACTCCAAAAATCAGCGCTTCTGAAGCGGTTTACACCGCATATAAAGAAGCAGCTGCACGGATTGAAGCCCTCCCTACCTCCGACGATACTATTTCTAAAGACGCTGAGGAGCCAAGCAGTGTAAGTAAAGATACTTACGCCGAAGCAGCTAACAACGACAAAACGCTTTCTATTGATAAGGACGAGCTGAGTCTTGATAAGGCATCTGTCCTGAAAGATAGCAAAATTGTAGCAGTGGAGGCCGAAAAAAGTTCCATTGCCAAAATCGCTAATCTACAGCCTGAAGTAGATCCTAAAGCAGAACTCTACTACTACCCTAAAGGGGATGACCTGCTGCTAGTTTATGTGACAGAAGTTAATGTTTTAGAACCTGCCCCACTGCGTACCCGCTACATTATTGATGCCAATGACGGCAGCATCGTATTCCAGTATGACATCATTAATGAAGCGACAGGCACAGGTAAAGGTGTGCTTGGTGATTCCAAATCGTTCACTACTACCGCTTCCGGCAGTAGCTACCAGTTAAAAGATACCACACGCGGTAACGGTATCGTGACTTACACGGCCTCCAACCGCCAAAGCATCCCAGGCACCCTTTTGACAGATGCTGATAATGTATGGAATGATCCAGCCGGTGTGGATGCCCATGCGTATGCTGCCAAAACCTATGATTACTATAAATCCAAATTTGGACGCAACAGCATTGACGGACGTGGTCTGCAACTCCGTTCGACAGTCCATTACGGCAGCCGCTACAACAACGCTTTCTGGAACGGCTCCCAAATGACTTATGGAGATGGAGACGGTAGCACATTTATCGCCTTCAGCGGGGACCCCGATGTAGTAGGGCATGAACTTACACATGGTGTCACAGAGTATACTTCGAATTTGGAATATTACGGAGAGTCCGGCGCATTGAATGAGGCTTTCTCGGACGTTATCGGTAATGACATTCAACGCAAAAACTGGCTTGTAGGCGATGATATTTACACGCCAAACATTGCGGGCGATGCCCTTCGCTCAATGTCCAATCCTACTCTGTACGATCAACCAGATCACTATTCCAACCTGTATAAAGGCAGCTCCGATAACGGCGGCGTTCATACAAACAGCGGTATTATCAATAAAGCCTACTACTTGTTGGCACAAGGCGGTACTTTCCATGGCGTTACTGTAAATGGAATTGGCCGCGATGCTGCGGTGCAAATTTATTATAGTGCCTTTACGAACTACCTGACTTCTTCTTCCGACTTCTCCAACGCACGTGCTGCTGTGATCCAAGCCGCAAAAGATCTGTACGGGGCGAACTCAGCAGAAGCAACTGCAGCTGCTAAGTCTTTTGACGCTGTAGGCGTAAACTAA
- a CDS encoding glycosyltransferase family 2 protein — MKKRGRAGFKINRRRHSRAYYHSKMWLPYRMPNMDKKPIVSDKSDVLETERGAQIGEARPSEPSSAGKIIVSVIIPAMNEQRTIGAVIREARHVHPHTEVIVVENGSHDRTAKVAAAAGARVLSFPEPLGHDVGRRIGAEAASGQILLFLDGDIVIPCVRLRPFIQAVSAGADVVLNDYHGPVNRTPIHPVVEAKHVLNILSNRADLGGASMTGIPHAISQKALKEIGLKSLEKPPLFQVMSIVSGLRVVTVHGIAVGKMNATRKKQNGKDPLADVIVQDHLDAIAWLTSRLGARAGYTDLERKRIRDEVKT, encoded by the coding sequence ATGAAAAAGCGTGGAAGAGCTGGATTCAAGATTAATCGGAGGCGGCATTCTAGGGCTTATTATCATTCTAAGATGTGGCTGCCGTACCGAATGCCGAACATGGATAAGAAGCCGATAGTCTCTGACAAGAGCGATGTACTCGAAACGGAGAGAGGGGCACAAATCGGCGAAGCGCGGCCATCTGAACCATCATCAGCGGGAAAGATTATCGTATCTGTCATTATTCCGGCCATGAATGAGCAAAGAACAATCGGAGCTGTGATTCGCGAAGCGCGCCATGTCCATCCACATACAGAGGTTATCGTCGTTGAGAACGGATCACACGATAGAACGGCGAAGGTGGCTGCGGCGGCGGGGGCTCGTGTACTTTCCTTCCCGGAACCGCTCGGACATGATGTTGGCCGTCGTATTGGAGCGGAAGCGGCATCCGGACAGATCCTGCTTTTTCTGGATGGTGATATCGTCATTCCCTGCGTCAGACTTCGGCCATTTATACAGGCCGTAAGTGCAGGAGCGGATGTGGTGCTGAATGATTACCATGGACCTGTGAATCGCACGCCCATACATCCTGTAGTTGAGGCAAAGCATGTATTGAATATCTTGTCGAATCGTGCTGATTTAGGGGGAGCCTCTATGACTGGTATTCCACACGCCATAAGTCAAAAGGCTTTAAAGGAAATAGGTCTAAAGTCCTTGGAGAAACCTCCCCTATTTCAAGTGATGTCCATCGTCTCCGGGTTGCGAGTGGTGACTGTACATGGAATAGCTGTCGGTAAAATGAACGCAACACGTAAAAAACAGAACGGCAAGGACCCGCTGGCAGATGTAATTGTCCAGGATCACCTGGATGCTATTGCCTGGCTTACATCACGTCTGGGAGCACGTGCGGGATATACAGATTTGGAGCGCAAACGGATCAGAGACGAGGTGAAAACGTGA
- a CDS encoding glycosyltransferase family 2 protein, with the protein MTRVYRRRKREDPGWGLRRIQRKRETTASMHSRRVRKLSPRAKEMPEVHLTEEREASSDIVLQGTAAAVVSVCNEETTIDRVLGELEKLPLADIVVVLNGCTDGTRSAVAKRHPGATLVDVPGRLGHDVGRAVGARLTQADIVLFVDGDLPIPASDLLPFLQAVDQGTDVALNDLGRHLPPYTQQDSVTRCKGFLNRVLRRSDLGASSLTAVPHALSRRVLDQLGPAVLAVPPKAHAMAILHGMIVAAVHAVDVIKTNRKRTFNVGKGNAMEQLIIGDHAEALTAVFQVAGYSPLGPVPTRVDVAKGRNAR; encoded by the coding sequence GTGACTAGAGTATATCGTAGAAGAAAGCGTGAAGACCCGGGCTGGGGGCTAAGACGTATACAGCGAAAACGAGAAACGACGGCTTCGATGCATAGCCGCAGGGTGAGAAAACTCTCACCTCGGGCAAAAGAAATGCCCGAAGTCCATCTGACTGAGGAACGTGAAGCCTCCAGTGATATTGTATTGCAGGGGACCGCAGCAGCCGTGGTCAGCGTCTGTAATGAGGAGACTACGATTGACCGGGTACTGGGTGAGCTGGAAAAACTTCCGCTTGCGGATATCGTGGTCGTATTAAACGGCTGTACGGATGGTACGCGCTCCGCCGTAGCCAAACGTCATCCTGGCGCGACTCTCGTCGACGTACCGGGTCGTCTGGGGCATGATGTTGGCCGTGCGGTAGGCGCACGTCTGACGCAGGCTGATATTGTGCTGTTCGTGGACGGAGATTTGCCGATCCCAGCGTCTGATTTGCTGCCTTTTCTTCAAGCGGTGGATCAGGGAACGGATGTGGCGCTTAATGATCTGGGCAGACATTTGCCGCCTTATACCCAGCAGGACAGCGTAACACGGTGCAAAGGGTTTCTGAACCGCGTACTGCGCAGGTCGGATCTTGGAGCAAGCTCATTGACCGCTGTACCGCATGCATTATCTCGGCGTGTGCTGGATCAACTTGGGCCAGCCGTGCTTGCGGTACCGCCGAAGGCCCATGCGATGGCGATTCTGCATGGCATGATCGTGGCAGCCGTACATGCTGTCGATGTGATTAAAACAAACCGCAAGCGGACCTTCAATGTCGGGAAAGGGAACGCTATGGAGCAATTAATTATCGGCGATCATGCAGAGGCGCTGACGGCCGTGTTTCAGGTAGCCGGGTATTCTCCGTTAGGGCCTGTTCCAACACGGGTAGACGTTGCCAAAGGGAGGAATGCACGATGA
- a CDS encoding glycosyltransferase family 2 protein: MSLTSIIIPTYNGLHLLKPCIEAIRTHTIDAPYEIIVVDNASNDGTDDFCASERLISIRLPENRGFPAACNRGIRLASGDQFVILNNDVTVTRGWLSNMLAALHSESTVGLVGPVTNYVSGIQQIHGIEGDMASCLRYAEQNNASNPSRWQEVKRLVGFCLLFRRELMERIGLLDERFSPGHYEDDDYCLRARVHGYKLLMCNDCFVYHQGNASFSRSESSWLKELIERNYRLFIEKWSVDPRVFIETGIPCTEHAVEGGRKI, translated from the coding sequence ATGAGTCTGACGAGCATCATTATTCCGACTTATAATGGCCTGCATTTATTAAAACCGTGTATCGAGGCGATTCGAACACATACCATAGATGCACCGTATGAAATTATTGTTGTGGACAACGCTTCGAATGACGGGACGGATGATTTTTGCGCATCTGAGCGGCTAATTAGCATACGTCTTCCTGAAAACAGGGGCTTTCCGGCAGCTTGTAACAGAGGAATTCGTCTGGCTTCGGGTGACCAATTCGTCATTTTAAACAATGATGTGACGGTTACACGGGGATGGCTATCGAATATGTTGGCTGCTTTGCATAGTGAAAGCACAGTGGGATTGGTGGGACCGGTGACGAATTACGTCAGCGGTATTCAGCAGATTCACGGAATAGAAGGAGATATGGCCAGCTGTCTGAGGTATGCGGAGCAGAATAATGCAAGTAATCCCTCCAGATGGCAAGAGGTCAAGCGGTTGGTCGGGTTTTGCCTGTTATTCCGGCGTGAGCTGATGGAACGGATCGGATTGCTGGATGAACGGTTCAGCCCCGGACATTATGAGGATGACGACTATTGTCTGCGTGCACGCGTGCATGGCTACAAGCTGCTAATGTGCAATGACTGTTTTGTCTATCACCAGGGAAATGCGAGCTTTTCGCGCTCGGAATCTTCCTGGCTCAAAGAGCTGATCGAGCGGAATTATCGATTATTTATAGAAAAATGGAGCGTAGATCCCAGAGTGTTTATCGAAACGGGAATCCCATGCACTGAACATGCTGTCGAAGGAGGAAGGAAGATATGA
- a CDS encoding sugar phosphate nucleotidyltransferase: MKGVILAGGTGSRLHPLTTLLNKHLLPVGKYPMIVYGIERLRQAGITDMLIIIGKQSAGLYTDFLGSGSNYGVQLTYRIQEKAGGIAEALDLARSYMQSEEKFTVLLGDNLFKEDLGPVIERFKQQPPGSARVLLKKVADARRYGVPVFDPERPESITRIEEKPQHPQSKYCVTGIYMYDTAVFDKIREITPSARGELEITDVNNCYAAEGKLEYDILRRYWSDAGTFDSLQEAGVKMKGLLP, from the coding sequence ATGAAAGGGGTTATTCTCGCAGGAGGAACCGGGTCGCGCCTTCATCCGTTGACTACATTACTCAACAAGCATCTGCTTCCGGTCGGCAAGTATCCGATGATCGTATATGGTATTGAAAGGCTGCGACAAGCGGGGATTACCGATATGCTCATTATTATTGGTAAACAATCGGCCGGACTGTACACTGATTTTTTAGGCAGCGGCAGTAATTATGGTGTCCAATTGACATACCGGATTCAAGAAAAAGCGGGCGGCATTGCGGAAGCACTCGATTTGGCAAGAAGCTACATGCAGTCAGAGGAGAAGTTCACTGTTTTATTAGGTGATAATTTGTTCAAGGAAGACTTGGGACCTGTCATCGAACGCTTCAAACAACAGCCACCGGGGAGTGCCAGAGTCTTGCTGAAAAAGGTGGCAGATGCCCGTCGTTACGGGGTACCCGTGTTTGATCCCGAGCGCCCAGAGAGCATTACGCGGATTGAAGAGAAGCCGCAGCATCCCCAGTCCAAATATTGCGTTACGGGTATCTATATGTACGATACTGCCGTATTCGATAAGATCCGGGAAATAACGCCTTCAGCACGTGGTGAGCTTGAGATCACCGATGTTAATAACTGTTATGCTGCTGAAGGCAAGCTGGAATATGATATTTTACGGCGCTACTGGAGCGACGCAGGAACCTTCGATTCCCTTCAGGAAGCTGGAGTGAAAATGAAGGGACTTCTACCTTGA
- a CDS encoding CgeB family protein — protein sequence MKDVNDQRSGNEREAHRCGYREGRRMGGCTAALSQVVAIQPAVRQLKVLYIPQGFAAIDTGVQEALSQICSSCAIGTPATMLADAEAHRPDLLLVMNGLHVFPADHLEQVQQIRAMGIRTAIWFVDDPYFTEDTALICQSYDVVFTHEISCLPFYRDQGVTRVHYMPLAVSARIFYPRRVEREHQHDICFIGNAFWNRVKLFDYLAPFLADKRVLIVGGHWDRLTRRDVLERFIRPGFMEPEETAQYYNGSKIVINMHRPTDPGLDNRNTHQLSAESINPRTYEISACGTLQMTDVRKDLSRYYQPGYDIETFSGAEELKVKLDYYLKHDWERERIAWRALHTTMQKHRYSNRMEELLDKAMA from the coding sequence GTGAAGGATGTGAATGATCAACGAAGCGGAAATGAACGCGAAGCACACCGATGCGGCTATCGGGAAGGGCGCAGAATGGGCGGTTGCACGGCTGCTCTGTCACAGGTCGTGGCAATACAACCTGCTGTTCGCCAGTTGAAAGTGTTGTATATTCCGCAAGGTTTCGCAGCTATAGACACAGGTGTGCAAGAAGCATTGAGCCAAATATGCAGCTCGTGCGCCATTGGTACTCCTGCCACGATGCTGGCTGACGCTGAGGCTCACCGTCCAGACCTCTTATTGGTCATGAACGGGCTGCATGTTTTTCCAGCGGATCATCTGGAACAGGTACAACAAATACGAGCCATGGGCATTCGGACGGCCATATGGTTTGTAGATGATCCCTACTTTACGGAGGATACGGCGTTGATCTGTCAATCCTACGATGTCGTTTTTACGCATGAAATTTCTTGTCTGCCGTTTTATCGGGATCAAGGAGTAACGAGGGTCCACTATATGCCGCTTGCTGTGTCAGCCCGTATCTTTTATCCACGTCGGGTAGAGCGTGAGCATCAGCATGATATTTGCTTCATTGGGAATGCCTTCTGGAACCGTGTGAAGCTGTTTGACTACCTTGCTCCCTTCTTGGCGGATAAAAGAGTGCTGATCGTAGGTGGGCACTGGGATCGGCTAACCCGGCGGGATGTGCTGGAACGCTTTATCCGTCCGGGTTTTATGGAACCGGAAGAGACCGCTCAATACTATAACGGCTCCAAAATTGTTATCAATATGCACCGCCCGACAGACCCCGGACTGGATAATCGGAATACACACCAGTTGTCAGCGGAGTCCATCAATCCTCGGACATACGAAATTTCTGCTTGCGGAACGCTTCAAATGACGGATGTGCGGAAGGATCTGAGCCGTTATTACCAACCAGGCTATGACATTGAGACCTTCTCGGGAGCAGAGGAATTGAAAGTGAAGCTGGACTACTATCTCAAGCATGACTGGGAACGCGAACGCATAGCCTGGCGCGCACTGCACACAACCATGCAAAAGCATAGGTACTCGAATCGTATGGAAGAATTGCTGGACAAGGCGATGGCCTAA
- a CDS encoding CgeB family protein, with translation MTISTTGPYDPAVHQTAAASWEKGRAAGLHDGYDEGYLRGRANAIMSRTKATFPSRQIHVLYVVSGKGLPYSPLDEAVITTLQSMTAQVTVTDPRQPVGDIAAQLRPNLMLALDGMDLPLGQVAAVRQLGIPTAIWLTDDPYYTDTTTKIVTNYDYVFTLEMNCIELYRQLGCTSVHYLPFGAFLTHYFPLSSPASVRREIGFTGSAYWNRIYFFNPIMPQLMARNIKINGIWWDRLPDYQSYGDKIELGRWMSPAETNDTYNGSKIVINLHRSHQDDSVNNNSLKIPGVSPNPRTFEISASGTLQLTDTRDDLARFYKPGEEIETYSSQQELLEKVEFYLTHEKERREIALRALERTLREHTYGHRIDQLLSVIFP, from the coding sequence ATGACGATATCTACGACAGGACCGTATGACCCAGCTGTTCACCAGACGGCGGCGGCCTCCTGGGAGAAGGGGAGAGCTGCGGGACTCCATGACGGATACGACGAGGGATACCTGCGCGGACGTGCTAACGCGATTATGTCGCGAACCAAAGCAACGTTCCCTTCTCGACAGATCCATGTACTGTATGTCGTCTCGGGCAAAGGCCTTCCGTATTCTCCGCTGGATGAGGCGGTCATTACCACGTTGCAGAGCATGACGGCTCAGGTTACCGTAACAGACCCGCGCCAGCCGGTAGGAGATATTGCCGCTCAGCTTCGTCCGAATCTGATGCTGGCACTGGATGGGATGGATCTACCGTTAGGACAGGTGGCTGCAGTACGCCAGTTGGGCATTCCCACTGCCATCTGGCTGACGGACGATCCCTATTACACCGATACGACGACCAAAATTGTGACGAATTATGATTATGTGTTCACCTTAGAAATGAACTGTATAGAACTGTATCGTCAGTTGGGTTGCACGTCTGTGCACTATTTGCCCTTTGGAGCATTTTTGACTCACTATTTCCCACTCAGCTCGCCTGCTTCAGTCCGGCGTGAGATTGGATTTACAGGTTCAGCCTACTGGAATCGCATCTATTTTTTCAATCCGATTATGCCGCAGCTCATGGCTCGTAACATTAAAATCAACGGAATCTGGTGGGATCGTCTCCCGGATTATCAGTCGTATGGTGACAAAATTGAGCTGGGACGCTGGATGTCTCCGGCTGAGACAAATGATACGTATAACGGCAGCAAAATCGTAATTAATCTTCATCGTTCCCACCAGGATGATTCAGTGAACAACAACTCACTGAAAATTCCGGGGGTTTCGCCAAATCCTCGTACGTTTGAAATTTCCGCTAGTGGCACGTTGCAACTGACGGATACAAGAGACGATCTGGCTCGTTTTTACAAGCCAGGCGAAGAGATTGAAACTTACAGTTCTCAGCAGGAACTGCTGGAGAAGGTTGAGTTTTATTTAACGCATGAAAAGGAGCGCCGTGAGATTGCTCTGCGTGCGCTGGAACGAACCCTGCGGGAGCACACGTATGGTCACCGGATTGACCAACTGCTATCGGTCATATTCCCATAA
- a CDS encoding glycosyltransferase gives MMLFSHVSNVRSITGAEKLLLQFCLDVRTYFDCILVTPGEGRLTSMARKRGITVQIQNLFMLHGMYTPYEGLAQDAENLRNHVAYAPLLQMLGQARPDVVLVNTCVNVMPAMAAQELNIPVIWKITEVINQNAHTPVSVSIIERYSQWVIGISQAVMRPLYGGGLTRQHTVLSPCRDMEMPSPKEHVLERKRKREKLGLRDFHICIGYISSFIYEAKGLLPFVQMALKLCETNSQCRFWIIGSSVDSEYYVKCVSLIRQSRYSRRFQFSSFEESVSTAYSAMDIVVIPSMVEEGFGMTALEGLVYGKPVVAFAQGGLVELMEATGNTDFLVEPGNSDILAQKVGYLLDHPEEMERIGVRNNSAATRVYGPDSYRSSLHVMVSQWVCHHPHWFPLIQQPGGPVWTRESEGLRQVTAIPEAYAHTVREFPESVVNQLPVLGLPPIEYAAIQGLPQPAPPLPEAPSELPRRKRSIRARWPKGRKHTRLRNRRYKRSAGRSRLKKIHGSPLYRRSKSKQKLKRKLKLLSRRSKAHKQKRVILKARQHSKQRSG, from the coding sequence ATGATGCTATTCAGCCATGTCAGCAACGTTCGCAGTATTACAGGGGCGGAAAAGCTGCTGCTGCAATTTTGCCTAGACGTTCGTACGTATTTCGATTGCATTCTGGTAACGCCTGGTGAAGGGCGGCTAACCTCAATGGCCCGCAAGCGTGGGATCACTGTCCAGATTCAGAATCTATTCATGCTGCATGGCATGTATACCCCGTACGAGGGATTGGCGCAGGATGCGGAGAATTTGCGAAATCATGTGGCGTACGCGCCGTTGCTCCAGATGCTTGGGCAAGCTCGGCCTGATGTGGTGCTGGTCAATACCTGTGTGAACGTCATGCCAGCTATGGCTGCCCAAGAGCTTAATATTCCGGTGATCTGGAAAATAACTGAGGTCATTAATCAAAATGCGCATACGCCAGTTTCTGTCTCCATTATTGAGCGTTATAGCCAATGGGTCATCGGCATTTCGCAAGCGGTTATGCGTCCTTTGTATGGCGGGGGATTGACACGTCAGCATACGGTGTTGTCTCCATGTCGGGATATGGAAATGCCGTCTCCCAAAGAGCATGTGCTGGAACGGAAGAGGAAACGTGAAAAGCTGGGACTGCGGGATTTTCATATCTGCATTGGTTATATTTCATCCTTTATCTACGAAGCCAAAGGGCTGTTGCCTTTTGTCCAAATGGCTCTAAAGCTGTGTGAAACCAATTCGCAGTGTCGTTTCTGGATCATCGGCAGCTCAGTGGACTCCGAGTATTACGTAAAATGTGTCTCTTTGATTCGCCAGTCCCGTTATAGCCGCCGCTTCCAGTTCAGTTCATTTGAGGAGTCCGTCTCAACAGCCTATAGCGCAATGGATATTGTTGTGATCCCTAGCATGGTGGAGGAAGGCTTTGGTATGACGGCCCTGGAGGGTCTGGTTTACGGCAAGCCTGTAGTAGCCTTTGCTCAGGGCGGGCTTGTGGAATTGATGGAGGCGACTGGAAATACAGATTTTTTGGTAGAGCCGGGAAACAGCGACATCCTGGCGCAAAAAGTAGGCTACCTGCTCGATCATCCCGAGGAAATGGAACGAATTGGTGTGCGCAACAACAGTGCGGCTACGCGTGTGTACGGACCCGATTCCTACCGAAGCAGTCTGCATGTCATGGTCAGTCAATGGGTATGTCATCATCCGCATTGGTTCCCATTGATTCAGCAGCCGGGTGGACCGGTATGGACGAGGGAAAGCGAAGGACTGCGTCAGGTCACTGCTATACCTGAGGCTTATGCCCACACTGTTCGAGAATTTCCCGAATCGGTGGTTAATCAACTGCCGGTGCTGGGCCTGCCGCCAATTGAATATGCAGCTATTCAGGGCTTGCCACAACCAGCTCCCCCTTTGCCTGAGGCACCATCTGAGTTGCCTCGCCGCAAGCGTAGTATTCGGGCAAGATGGCCAAAGGGACGCAAGCATACCAGACTGCGGAATCGAAGGTACAAGAGAAGCGCTGGCAGAAGCCGTCTCAAGAAAATTCACGGGTCCCCGTTATATCGAAGATCCAAGTCCAAACAGAAGCTCAAGCGGAAACTCAAACTCCTGTCACGGCGATCCAAAGCGCACAAGCAGAAGCGAGTCATACTCAAGGCCAGACAGCATTCCAAACAACGGTCCGGGTGA
- the wecB gene encoding non-hydrolyzing UDP-N-acetylglucosamine 2-epimerase, producing the protein MKILTVLGTRPEIIRLSLIIPKLDHYADEHVLVHTGQNYTESLSGQFFRELGLRAPDYVLQEKAGTLGKQLSAMYSQMEDILNKERPDHVLLLGDTNSALCALLAERMGYPVVHMEAGNRCYDLDVPEEKNRRVIDAISTINMPYTEQSKQHLLREGFPSQRIILTGNPIYEVMQHYEKEVSGSEILKKLGLSIGKYFLVTAHRAENVDHPPHLLAILDGLNRVARQFGQRVICSIHPRTAARIASHPPIQLDPLVEFHEPFGFFDFVLLERHARCALTDSGTVQEECCVMGVPTVTMRRTTERPETVDCGSNIVSGLDGEVIANAVALMTGIAHKWQCPAGYLAEDVSDKVVKFLLGGKRHV; encoded by the coding sequence ATGAAAATATTGACCGTGCTCGGCACAAGACCGGAGATTATACGGCTCAGCCTGATTATTCCGAAGCTGGACCATTATGCAGATGAACATGTGCTTGTGCATACGGGCCAAAATTATACGGAAAGCCTGAGCGGACAATTCTTCCGCGAGCTGGGTTTGCGCGCCCCGGATTATGTGCTTCAGGAGAAAGCGGGAACGCTGGGCAAACAACTGTCTGCCATGTACTCGCAGATGGAGGACATTTTAAACAAGGAACGCCCGGATCATGTACTTTTGCTAGGTGATACGAACAGCGCCTTATGTGCCCTGCTTGCGGAACGTATGGGTTACCCCGTTGTGCATATGGAGGCAGGGAACCGCTGCTATGATCTGGATGTGCCAGAGGAGAAGAATCGGCGCGTCATTGATGCGATTTCTACCATTAATATGCCTTATACAGAGCAAAGCAAGCAGCATCTACTACGCGAAGGCTTTCCAAGCCAACGAATTATACTGACTGGAAATCCGATCTATGAAGTAATGCAACACTATGAGAAAGAGGTATCCGGCAGCGAAATTCTGAAAAAGTTAGGACTGTCGATAGGAAAATATTTCCTGGTCACTGCCCACAGAGCTGAAAATGTCGACCATCCGCCGCATTTGCTGGCTATTTTGGATGGTCTTAACCGGGTAGCCCGGCAGTTCGGGCAGCGTGTCATTTGCAGTATTCATCCCCGCACGGCCGCCCGGATCGCAAGCCACCCGCCGATCCAGCTTGATCCGCTGGTAGAATTCCACGAGCCGTTCGGTTTTTTTGACTTCGTTCTGCTGGAGCGACATGCCCGCTGCGCTTTGACGGACAGCGGTACCGTACAGGAAGAATGCTGTGTCATGGGGGTGCCGACGGTCACGATGCGTCGCACGACCGAAAGGCCGGAAACGGTAGATTGCGGTAGCAATATCGTGTCCGGTCTTGATGGCGAGGTTATAGCAAATGCGGTAGCCTTAATGACCGGGATAGCTCATAAGTGGCAATGTCCCGCAGGCTATCTGGCGGAAGATGTGTCGGATAAGGTAGTAAAATTTCTGCTTGGAGGGAAACGGCATGTTTGA